In one Bosea sp. RAC05 genomic region, the following are encoded:
- a CDS encoding sensor histidine kinase, with amino-acid sequence MQPQLPDREQISISLPRGLTRLGLSAKLLVLTVLFVMLAEVLIYLPSVANFRRNWLNDRLAAAQIAVLVLEGAPQDGLPEGSENRLLMGVGARAIAARVGGARRLLSLDSMPPAAVSRTVDLRSMGWAEAIGDALETLVMPPAQMPIRVIGEAVGGADFVEIVIDEAPLRHALLKFSGNLLVISLIISGLTAVAVYLALNWMIVGPIRQLAANVMEFEIDPENPHRIIEPTQRADEIGEAQRALARMQMTLAGELRTKKHLAELGLAVSKINHDLRNMLAAAQLMSDRLTETRDAKIKSFAPRLIATLGRAIDFCQATLAYGRAAEATPVLKDVALRQLVAEQAEMLGLAEAALVSFANEVPSDLVAPCDPDQMARVLLNLMRNSVQALTQAGAEAGLRPMLAVRAERDNGSVVLRVADNGPGVPERARANLFQAFRGSVTPGGTGLGLAIAAELVRLHGGMIALEPSETGAVFKVTLPAPRSASA; translated from the coding sequence ATGCAGCCTCAGTTGCCCGACAGGGAACAGATCTCGATCAGCCTGCCGCGCGGGCTGACGCGGCTCGGCCTGTCCGCCAAGCTGCTCGTCCTGACGGTGCTGTTCGTCATGCTGGCGGAGGTGCTGATCTACCTGCCCTCCGTCGCCAATTTCCGGCGCAACTGGCTCAACGACCGGCTCGCGGCGGCGCAGATCGCCGTGCTGGTGCTGGAGGGGGCGCCGCAGGACGGCCTGCCGGAGGGCAGCGAGAACCGCCTGCTGATGGGCGTCGGCGCCCGCGCGATCGCGGCGCGCGTCGGCGGTGCGAGGCGGCTGCTCAGCCTCGATTCGATGCCGCCCGCGGCGGTCTCCCGCACGGTCGACCTGCGCAGCATGGGCTGGGCCGAGGCGATCGGCGACGCGCTGGAAACGCTGGTGATGCCGCCGGCGCAGATGCCGATCCGCGTCATCGGCGAGGCGGTCGGCGGGGCCGATTTCGTCGAGATCGTTATCGACGAAGCACCACTGCGGCACGCGCTGCTGAAATTCTCGGGCAATCTGCTGGTGATCTCGCTGATCATCTCGGGGCTGACGGCGGTCGCCGTCTATCTCGCGCTCAACTGGATGATCGTCGGCCCGATCCGCCAGCTCGCCGCCAACGTCATGGAATTCGAGATCGACCCGGAGAATCCGCACCGGATCATCGAGCCGACGCAACGGGCCGACGAGATCGGCGAGGCGCAGCGCGCACTGGCGCGGATGCAGATGACGCTGGCGGGCGAGTTGCGGACCAAGAAACATCTGGCCGAGCTCGGGCTCGCGGTCAGCAAGATCAACCACGACCTGCGCAACATGCTGGCTGCCGCCCAACTCATGTCGGACCGGCTGACCGAGACCCGCGACGCCAAGATCAAGAGCTTCGCGCCGCGGCTGATCGCGACACTCGGGCGCGCGATCGACTTCTGCCAGGCGACGCTGGCCTATGGCCGGGCGGCCGAGGCCACTCCCGTGCTGAAGGACGTGGCCCTGCGCCAGCTCGTGGCCGAGCAGGCCGAGATGCTGGGCCTCGCCGAGGCGGCGCTGGTCAGCTTCGCCAACGAGGTCCCGAGCGATCTGGTCGCCCCCTGCGATCCCGACCAGATGGCGCGCGTCCTGCTCAACCTGATGCGCAATTCGGTTCAGGCGCTGACACAGGCCGGCGCGGAAGCCGGGCTGAGGCCGATGCTGGCCGTGCGGGCCGAGCGCGACAACGGCTCGGTCGTCCTGCGCGTCGCCGATAACGGCCCGGGCGTGCCCGAGCGGGCACGGGCCAACCTTTTCCAGGCCTTCCGTGGCTCGGTGACGCCGGGGGGAACGGGGCTCGGGCTCGCCATCGCGGCCGAGCTGGTGCGGCTGCATGGCGGCATGATCGCGCTGGAGCCGTCCGAGACAGGCGCCGTGTTCAAGGTGACGCTGCCGGCGCCCCGGTCGGCCAGCGCCTGA
- a CDS encoding enoyl-CoA hydratase-related protein: MFQPVASVMDFPPAAQLDSCEVIDAIRRRAGFLPETQLAYEPAIQTLWVTIRPELKPVFTLQLLDSLVKIQSAIVALWGAPDQYHRAPVRFLAFRGRGPFFTLGGDLDFYLDCLAKNDRAALAEYARLSAAGAVLNASGLNGLVVTLSTIHAKAIGGGIDAPRSCNVMIAEEQASFVYPEIKFNHFPITAVAILSRRMGARAAERMLMSGEEMSAQAFFEAGGLEAVVPTGTGEAWIRKYAQDLLPMHAAKTALFSAFNRRAGDLQQELDELGRIWTDCMLRLTPSAISKLQRIAQTQDRMLARMYQRPAAGGLQLGL; encoded by the coding sequence ATGTTTCAGCCAGTTGCTTCGGTCATGGACTTCCCTCCCGCAGCCCAGCTCGACAGCTGCGAGGTCATCGACGCGATCCGCCGCCGGGCCGGCTTCCTGCCGGAGACGCAACTGGCCTACGAGCCCGCGATCCAGACGCTGTGGGTCACGATCCGGCCGGAGCTGAAGCCGGTCTTCACGCTGCAGCTGCTCGACAGCCTGGTGAAGATCCAGTCGGCGATCGTCGCGCTCTGGGGCGCGCCGGACCAGTATCACCGGGCGCCGGTCCGGTTCCTGGCCTTCCGCGGCCGGGGCCCGTTCTTCACGCTCGGCGGTGATCTCGATTTCTATCTGGACTGCCTGGCCAAGAACGACCGCGCGGCGCTGGCCGAGTATGCCAGGCTTTCGGCGGCCGGCGCGGTGCTGAATGCGAGCGGCCTCAACGGCCTGGTCGTCACGCTCTCGACGATCCACGCCAAGGCGATCGGCGGTGGCATCGACGCGCCGCGTTCCTGCAACGTGATGATTGCCGAAGAGCAGGCCTCGTTCGTCTACCCCGAGATCAAGTTCAACCACTTCCCGATCACCGCCGTCGCCATCCTGTCGCGGCGGATGGGCGCGCGAGCGGCGGAACGGATGCTGATGTCGGGCGAGGAGATGAGCGCGCAGGCCTTCTTCGAGGCCGGCGGGCTGGAAGCGGTGGTGCCGACCGGCACGGGCGAGGCCTGGATCCGGAAATACGCCCAGGATTTGCTGCCCATGCACGCGGCCAAGACGGCGCTGTTTTCGGCCTTCAACCGGCGTGCGGGGGACCTGCAGCAGGAGCTCGACGAGCTCGGCCGGATCTGGACCGACTGCATGCTGCGCCTGACACCGAGCGCGATCTCGAAGCTGCAGCGGATCGCCCAGACGCAAGACCGGATGCTGGCTCGGATGTATCAGCGACCGGCGGCCGGAGGCCTTCAGCTCGGGCTTTGA
- a CDS encoding UPF0262 family protein, which produces MPQSDTTATQCLVGVTLDPSSLGGGSPDQEHERAVAIYDLIERNRFVLPGHAGGPYLAHLAMVERRLVFEIREADGAPVITHHLSLTPFRGIVKDYAMVCESYYAAIRTATPSQIEAIDMGRRGLHDEAAGILVERLAGKVEIDFDTARRLFTLIYALHWKG; this is translated from the coding sequence ATGCCCCAGTCCGACACGACCGCGACCCAGTGCCTGGTCGGCGTGACGCTCGATCCGTCCTCGCTCGGAGGCGGGTCGCCCGATCAGGAGCATGAGCGCGCCGTCGCCATCTACGATCTGATCGAGCGCAACCGATTCGTGCTGCCGGGGCATGCTGGCGGCCCCTATCTCGCCCATCTCGCCATGGTCGAGCGCCGCCTGGTCTTCGAGATCCGGGAGGCGGATGGAGCCCCGGTGATCACGCATCACCTGTCGCTCACGCCCTTTCGCGGCATCGTCAAGGACTATGCGATGGTCTGCGAGAGCTATTACGCTGCCATCCGCACCGCGACGCCGTCGCAGATCGAGGCGATCGACATGGGCCGCCGGGGGCTTCACGACGAGGCGGCGGGAATCCTGGTCGAGCGGCTCGCCGGCAAGGTCGAGATCGATTTCGACACCGCCCGGCGTCTCTTCACCCTGATCTATGCGCTGCATTGGAAGGGGTGA
- the murA gene encoding UDP-N-acetylglucosamine 1-carboxyvinyltransferase, which translates to MDKIRITGGQRLDGAIPISGAKNAALPLMIASLLTDETLTLANVPRLSDVSALSRILSNHGVDRSIAGKRIGQSAETGQTIALTARQIVDTCAPYELVSTMRASFWVIAPILARMGEAKVSLPGGCAIGTRPVDLLLMALERLGAEIEIENGYAIARAPRGLKGAEIVFPKVTVGGTHTALMAAVLAQGTTVIENAAREPEVTDLAACLTKMGAKIEGAGTSRIVVTGVARLGGAHHAVLPDRIETGTYAMAVAMTGGDVLLEGARADLLQSALDVLVKAGVEVSSTNEGIRVRRNGQPLEAVDVETDPFPGFPTDLQAQFMALMTKARGTSRIRETIFENRFMHVQELARLGAKIRLEGDCAHVEGVAKLTGAPVMATDLRASVSLVIAGLAAEGETTINRVYHLDRGFEALEAKLTRCGALVERLSG; encoded by the coding sequence ATGGACAAGATCCGCATCACCGGCGGCCAGCGCCTCGACGGCGCCATTCCGATCTCCGGCGCCAAGAACGCCGCCTTGCCGCTGATGATCGCGAGCCTGCTCACCGACGAGACGCTGACCCTGGCCAACGTGCCGCGCCTGTCGGATGTCAGCGCGCTGTCGCGCATCCTCTCGAATCACGGCGTCGACCGCTCGATCGCCGGCAAGCGTATCGGCCAGTCCGCCGAGACGGGCCAGACGATCGCGCTGACAGCGCGCCAGATCGTCGACACCTGCGCGCCTTACGAACTCGTCTCCACGATGCGCGCCAGCTTCTGGGTGATCGCGCCGATCCTCGCCCGCATGGGGGAGGCCAAGGTCTCGCTGCCGGGCGGCTGTGCCATCGGCACGCGCCCGGTCGATCTGCTTCTGATGGCGCTCGAGAGGCTCGGCGCCGAGATCGAGATCGAGAACGGCTATGCCATCGCCCGCGCCCCCCGCGGGCTGAAGGGAGCCGAGATCGTCTTCCCGAAGGTCACCGTCGGCGGCACGCATACGGCCCTGATGGCCGCCGTCCTGGCTCAGGGCACCACGGTCATCGAGAACGCGGCCCGCGAGCCCGAGGTCACCGATCTCGCCGCCTGCCTCACCAAGATGGGCGCGAAGATCGAGGGCGCCGGGACGAGCCGCATCGTCGTGACCGGCGTCGCGCGCCTGGGCGGCGCGCATCACGCCGTCCTGCCCGACCGGATCGAGACCGGGACCTATGCCATGGCCGTCGCCATGACCGGCGGCGACGTCTTGCTCGAAGGGGCGCGGGCGGACCTGCTGCAGTCGGCGCTCGACGTGCTGGTCAAGGCCGGCGTCGAGGTGTCCTCGACCAACGAGGGCATCCGGGTGCGCCGCAACGGCCAGCCGCTCGAGGCGGTCGATGTCGAGACCGACCCCTTCCCTGGCTTCCCGACCGATCTGCAGGCCCAGTTCATGGCGCTGATGACCAAGGCCAGGGGAACCTCCCGGATCCGGGAGACGATCTTCGAGAACCGCTTCATGCACGTGCAGGAACTCGCCCGCCTCGGCGCGAAGATCCGGCTCGAAGGCGATTGCGCCCATGTCGAGGGCGTCGCCAAGCTCACCGGCGCGCCCGTGATGGCGACCGACCTGCGCGCCTCGGTGTCGCTCGTGATCGCCGGTCTGGCGGCCGAGGGCGAGACCACGATCAACCGGGTCTACCATCTCGACCGCGGCTTCGAGGCCCTCGAGGCCAAGCTGACGCGCTGTGGCGCCCTGGTCGAGCGTCTCAGCGGTTGA
- a CDS encoding arsenate reductase/protein-tyrosine-phosphatase family protein — protein sequence MCAQNAVRSPMAEAMAKHFFGKSVYVQSAGARRGEVDAFALAVLDEIGIDAHKHKPKSIQELEEWEGLNFDLIVSLSPEAHHKALDLTRTVAADVEYWPTVDPTAVQGSRDQVLDAYRAVRDGLMRRIKDRLTT from the coding sequence ATGTGCGCACAGAACGCCGTGCGCTCGCCGATGGCGGAGGCTATGGCGAAGCATTTCTTCGGCAAATCGGTCTATGTCCAGTCGGCCGGGGCACGGCGCGGCGAGGTCGATGCCTTCGCGCTGGCGGTGCTCGACGAGATCGGCATCGATGCGCACAAGCACAAGCCGAAATCGATCCAGGAACTGGAGGAGTGGGAGGGCCTCAACTTCGACCTCATCGTCTCGCTCTCCCCGGAAGCGCATCACAAGGCGCTGGATCTCACCCGGACCGTTGCGGCGGATGTCGAATACTGGCCGACGGTGGACCCCACGGCCGTGCAGGGATCGCGCGACCAGGTCCTGGATGCCTACCGCGCTGTCCGGGATGGCCTGATGCGTCGCATCAAGGACCGCCTGACGACCTGA
- a CDS encoding dihydrolipoyl dehydrogenase family protein gives MIGAGTGGLAFATAAAAFGVAIVVVERGRMGGDVGDTVIEALAAAGARAQAVREARRFGIVAAEPEIDDAQLHDHIQRVLTAQAPNVSAERLTALGATVLRGDARFVSRSTVMVADQAIKARRFVIATGARTAVPALPGLDGIPHLSVSDLASLTRRPERLIVLGGQASGVAIAQAMRRLGSQVALVDEGDLLRREDPEAVAILRRTLLREGVALHERATIKRAERAKGGVRLVIGDGASGSERTIEGTHLLLAGPAQPAIDGLDLELAGIRRGPDGIQVDRGLRCTNRRVYAIGDCAGGAPGSVGGGHVAEEQARLVLRNALFRQPGAFTPLAAPQATRTFPAIARVGLSEADALANGPVRILRWPYAESARAQAERTTDGFVKLVTDAKGKLLGASIVGAQADELIATIGLALKREMSAAELAELLAPWPSLSEVSKRAAASFLVPLATKPLLRRIIGILRRFG, from the coding sequence GTGATCGGCGCCGGGACCGGCGGCCTCGCCTTCGCGACCGCTGCCGCGGCCTTCGGTGTCGCCATCGTCGTCGTCGAGCGAGGCCGGATGGGCGGCGATGTCGGCGACACCGTCATCGAGGCGCTGGCGGCCGCCGGAGCGCGGGCCCAGGCCGTCCGCGAGGCGAGGCGGTTCGGCATCGTCGCGGCGGAGCCCGAGATCGACGACGCGCAACTGCATGACCACATCCAGCGCGTGCTGACGGCACAGGCCCCCAACGTCTCGGCCGAGCGCCTGACCGCGCTGGGCGCGACCGTGCTCCGGGGGGACGCGCGCTTCGTCAGCCGCAGCACGGTGATGGTGGCCGACCAGGCCATCAAGGCGAGGCGCTTCGTCATCGCCACCGGCGCCCGTACGGCCGTGCCGGCCCTTCCCGGCCTCGATGGCATCCCGCATCTCTCGGTTTCAGATCTGGCCTCCCTGACGCGCCGGCCGGAGCGGCTGATCGTGCTCGGCGGCCAGGCCAGCGGCGTCGCGATCGCGCAGGCGATGCGGCGCCTCGGCAGCCAGGTGGCGCTGGTCGACGAGGGCGATCTGCTGCGGCGCGAGGATCCGGAGGCGGTCGCCATCCTGCGCCGGACCCTCCTGCGCGAAGGGGTGGCGCTGCACGAGCGCGCCACGATCAAGCGCGCAGAGCGCGCGAAGGGCGGCGTGCGACTCGTGATCGGCGATGGCGCCAGCGGCTCCGAACGCACGATCGAGGGCACGCATCTTCTGCTTGCCGGTCCCGCCCAGCCCGCCATCGACGGGCTCGACCTCGAGCTCGCCGGCATTCGCCGCGGGCCGGACGGGATCCAGGTCGATCGCGGCCTGCGCTGCACGAACCGCCGCGTCTATGCGATCGGCGACTGTGCCGGCGGCGCTCCCGGCTCGGTCGGGGGCGGTCATGTCGCCGAGGAGCAGGCCCGGCTCGTGCTGCGCAACGCCCTGTTCCGGCAGCCGGGCGCCTTCACGCCCCTGGCGGCGCCCCAGGCGACGCGCACCTTTCCGGCGATCGCCCGTGTCGGCCTGTCGGAAGCGGACGCCCTCGCGAATGGCCCCGTCCGCATCCTGCGCTGGCCCTATGCCGAGAGCGCGCGGGCCCAGGCGGAGCGGACGACGGATGGCTTCGTGAAGCTCGTTACCGACGCGAAGGGCAAGCTTTTGGGTGCGAGCATCGTCGGCGCCCAGGCGGACGAGCTGATCGCGACCATCGGTCTGGCGCTGAAGCGCGAGATGAGCGCCGCCGAACTGGCGGAGCTGCTGGCGCCCTGGCCGTCGCTGTCGGAGGTCTCGAAGCGCGCGGCGGCCTCCTTCCTGGTCCCCCTCGCCACCAAGCCGCTCCTGCGCCGGATCATCGGCATCCTGCGCCGTTTCGGGTAG
- a CDS encoding putative bifunctional diguanylate cyclase/phosphodiesterase yields MALGLRDWWNARQRRPGEGFDQPSYALLVSSLFSSPASIIPGGVAGILTPFLCWISTGLPLFETLTIVVALIVLLRLANFVAYRKSDHSRDGYEETRRWDRDYFLGATAFSAVLGYSCYAALTHTDDPAAHITSVASTIAIASGYVSRNAGRPKFVAVQLLTFCVPMAFGLIQAHNPYYQYIGYFAFLYVAANIAITNSLHRNLLALSDATKQSKALASALHSQNLTLDAALNTMIHGLAMFDRDLKLAVSNAPHLALYGLPETLALPGTPISAIARFLVERQVVAAGQLRDLREALAEIQATQQTTSREIQTRNGRVLVVTFAPAAEGGVLMSTEDATERKATEARIEQMARFDELTGLANRFEYNRTITDAFGRLERTGEPFALLYVDLDGFKQVNDSLGHDIGDRVLMETAERLRGAVRSSDQLARFGGDEFLLILPAANHSIVTAIAQRMIDSMTGAFTLDNKTVYVTASIGIAMAPADGANPADLLRHADTALYKAKAAGRNTLMFFNPAMAEEMLERHELEVDLRKACEEGSLELFYQPIIDLRTGEVVSREALMRWRHPTRGMVPAGQFIPIAEQSGLIATIGDWAIRQACKDAASWEKHVGVSVNISPLQFREPRRIIEAVKLALITSSLPSHRLTLEVTESLLIEDNKTTLSVIDELRTLGVTFALDDFGTGYSSLAYLSTYPFAQVKIDQSFTRTVHSSEASKAIIEAVCQLARRLSMNVVVEGIETEQQRIAVQLLGAQRAQGYLFGKPAPLAALMEKGRHVA; encoded by the coding sequence ATGGCGCTCGGGCTGAGGGATTGGTGGAATGCCAGGCAGCGGCGCCCGGGCGAGGGCTTCGATCAGCCCAGCTACGCCCTGCTGGTCAGCTCCCTGTTCTCGTCGCCGGCCTCGATCATTCCCGGCGGCGTCGCGGGAATCCTGACCCCGTTCCTGTGCTGGATTTCCACCGGCCTGCCCCTGTTCGAAACGCTCACGATCGTGGTCGCGCTGATCGTGCTGCTGCGTCTGGCCAACTTCGTCGCCTATCGCAAAAGCGACCATTCCCGGGACGGCTATGAGGAAACCCGTCGCTGGGACCGCGATTATTTTCTCGGAGCCACCGCCTTCAGCGCCGTGCTCGGCTACAGCTGCTACGCCGCGCTGACGCATACGGACGACCCCGCGGCCCACATCACCTCGGTCGCCTCGACCATCGCCATCGCCTCGGGCTACGTCTCGCGCAATGCCGGCCGGCCGAAATTCGTCGCCGTCCAGTTGCTGACCTTCTGCGTGCCGATGGCCTTCGGCCTGATCCAGGCCCACAACCCCTATTATCAGTACATCGGCTATTTCGCCTTCCTGTACGTGGCGGCCAACATCGCCATCACCAATTCGCTCCACCGCAACCTGCTTGCGCTGAGCGATGCGACCAAGCAGTCCAAGGCCCTGGCCTCGGCGCTGCATTCGCAGAACCTGACGCTCGACGCCGCCCTCAACACCATGATTCACGGGCTGGCGATGTTCGACCGCGATCTCAAGCTCGCCGTCAGCAACGCGCCGCATCTCGCGCTCTACGGCCTGCCGGAAACCCTCGCCCTGCCGGGCACGCCGATCTCCGCCATCGCGCGCTTCCTGGTCGAGCGGCAGGTGGTCGCCGCCGGCCAACTGCGCGATCTGCGCGAGGCGCTGGCGGAAATCCAGGCGACGCAGCAGACGACGAGCCGGGAAATCCAGACGCGCAACGGCCGGGTTCTGGTCGTGACCTTCGCGCCGGCCGCCGAAGGTGGCGTGCTGATGTCGACGGAGGATGCCACCGAGCGAAAGGCGACCGAGGCGCGGATCGAGCAGATGGCCCGCTTCGACGAGTTGACGGGCCTCGCCAACCGCTTCGAGTACAACCGCACCATCACCGATGCCTTCGGGCGGCTGGAGCGGACCGGCGAGCCCTTCGCCCTGCTCTATGTCGATCTCGACGGCTTCAAGCAGGTCAATGACAGCCTCGGTCACGACATCGGCGACCGCGTGCTGATGGAAACGGCCGAGCGGCTGCGCGGCGCCGTCCGCAGCAGCGACCAGCTGGCGCGTTTCGGAGGCGACGAGTTCCTGCTGATCCTGCCGGCCGCGAACCACAGCATCGTCACCGCGATCGCCCAGCGCATGATCGATTCGATGACGGGCGCGTTCACCCTCGACAACAAGACGGTCTACGTCACGGCGAGCATCGGCATCGCGATGGCGCCAGCCGATGGCGCCAATCCGGCGGATCTGCTGCGCCACGCCGACACCGCGCTCTACAAGGCCAAGGCCGCCGGCCGCAACACGCTGATGTTCTTCAATCCGGCGATGGCCGAGGAGATGCTGGAGCGCCACGAACTCGAGGTCGACTTGCGCAAGGCCTGTGAGGAGGGCTCGCTGGAGCTGTTCTACCAGCCGATCATCGACCTGCGCACGGGCGAGGTGGTCTCACGCGAGGCGCTGATGCGCTGGCGCCATCCGACGCGCGGCATGGTTCCCGCCGGCCAGTTCATCCCGATCGCCGAACAGTCCGGCCTGATCGCCACGATCGGCGACTGGGCGATCCGGCAGGCCTGCAAGGACGCCGCCTCCTGGGAGAAGCATGTCGGCGTCTCCGTCAACATCTCGCCCCTGCAGTTCCGCGAGCCGCGCCGCATCATCGAAGCGGTGAAGCTGGCCCTGATCACATCCAGCCTGCCATCGCACAGGCTGACGCTGGAAGTGACCGAATCACTCCTGATCGAGGACAACAAGACGACGCTCAGCGTCATCGACGAGTTGCGCACGCTCGGCGTGACCTTCGCGCTCGACGATTTCGGCACCGGCTATTCCTCGCTCGCCTATCTCTCGACCTATCCCTTCGCCCAGGTGAAGATCGATCAGAGCTTCACGCGGACAGTCCACTCCAGCGAGGCGTCCAAGGCGATCATCGAGGCCGTGTGCCAGCTGGCACGCCGGCTCTCGATGAATGTCGTGGTCGAGGGCATCGAGACCGAGCAGCAGCGCATCGCCGTCCAGCTTCTCGGGGCCCAGCGGGCGCAAGGGTATCTCTTCGGCAAGCCCGCGCCGCTGGCCGCCCTGATGGAAAAGGGCCGTCACGTGGCCTGA
- a CDS encoding DUF2948 family protein, with amino-acid sequence MSDDAADPLKLIALDADDLAILSAHLQDAVLKVADIVWLPADRRFALAARRFDWEGAARGQHRRRLAALHFDRVMSVRSTGIDKAMSDRVLSLLAMGFTAGEAPTGEITLHFSEGAAIRLTVECIEAQMKDLGPVWEALGKPEHPEDA; translated from the coding sequence ATGTCGGATGACGCCGCAGACCCGTTGAAGCTGATCGCGCTCGATGCCGATGATCTCGCGATCCTCTCGGCCCACCTCCAGGATGCCGTCCTGAAGGTGGCGGATATCGTTTGGCTGCCTGCGGATAGGCGCTTCGCCCTCGCCGCGAGGCGGTTCGACTGGGAAGGTGCGGCGCGGGGTCAGCACCGGCGGCGGCTGGCGGCCCTGCATTTCGACCGTGTGATGTCGGTGCGCAGCACGGGGATCGACAAGGCGATGAGCGACCGGGTGCTCAGCCTGCTGGCGATGGGCTTCACCGCGGGCGAGGCGCCGACGGGCGAGATCACCCTGCACTTCTCGGAAGGCGCGGCGATCAGGCTCACGGTCGAGTGCATCGAGGCGCAGATGAAGGATCTCGGCCCGGTCTGGGAAGCGCTCGGCAAGCCGGAGCATCCCGAGGACGCCTGA
- the hisD gene encoding histidinol dehydrogenase, with protein MPIRLDDSKTAFEAAFRDLLSAKREVSEEVDRIVADIIAEVRERGDAAVIDYTRRFDALDVTAATLRVSAEEIDAAVAACTPAQIAALETARARIEAYHLRQKPQDAWFTDEAGVSSGWRWSAIEAVGLYVPGGTASYPSSVLMNAVPAKVAGVPRVVMVAPTPRGESNPLVLAAARLAGVDEIYRIGGAQAVAALAYGTQTIAPVAKIVGPGNAYVAAAKRRVFGQVGIDMIAGPSEVLVIADGTANADWIAADLLAQAEHDVSAQSILMTDDADLAERVERAVEAQLRTLPRAVIAGRSWEDFGAILLVADLEAAVPLVDRLAPEHLEIMTADPHRLSGMIRNAGAIFLGGHTPEAIGDYVGGPNHVLPTARSARFSSGLGVLDFMKRTSLLQCGPEALRALAPAATELAQAEGLQAHGRSVTIRLNL; from the coding sequence ATGCCGATCAGGCTCGACGACAGCAAGACCGCCTTCGAAGCGGCGTTTCGCGATCTGCTCTCGGCCAAGCGGGAAGTCTCCGAAGAGGTCGACCGCATCGTCGCCGACATCATCGCCGAGGTGCGCGAGCGGGGGGATGCCGCCGTCATCGACTACACCCGCCGCTTCGACGCTCTCGACGTCACGGCCGCCACCCTGCGCGTCTCGGCCGAAGAGATCGACGCCGCCGTCGCCGCCTGCACACCGGCACAGATCGCGGCGCTGGAGACCGCTAGGGCGCGCATCGAGGCCTATCATCTCCGCCAGAAGCCACAGGACGCCTGGTTCACCGACGAAGCCGGCGTCAGCAGCGGCTGGCGCTGGAGCGCGATCGAAGCGGTGGGCCTTTACGTGCCCGGCGGCACGGCGAGCTACCCGTCCTCGGTTCTGATGAACGCCGTCCCCGCCAAGGTCGCCGGCGTCCCGCGCGTGGTCATGGTGGCGCCGACGCCGCGGGGAGAGAGCAACCCCCTCGTCCTCGCCGCGGCGCGGCTGGCCGGCGTGGACGAGATCTATCGCATCGGCGGGGCTCAGGCCGTGGCGGCGCTGGCCTATGGAACGCAAACGATCGCGCCCGTCGCCAAGATCGTCGGCCCGGGCAATGCCTATGTCGCCGCGGCCAAGCGCCGGGTCTTCGGCCAGGTCGGCATCGACATGATCGCCGGCCCCTCCGAAGTGTTGGTCATCGCCGACGGGACAGCCAATGCCGACTGGATCGCCGCCGATCTGCTGGCCCAGGCGGAGCATGACGTCTCGGCCCAGTCGATCCTGATGACGGACGATGCCGATCTGGCGGAGCGGGTCGAGCGTGCGGTCGAAGCGCAGCTGCGGACGCTGCCGCGCGCCGTGATCGCCGGCCGCAGCTGGGAGGATTTCGGTGCGATCCTGCTGGTGGCCGATCTCGAGGCGGCGGTGCCGCTTGTCGATCGGCTGGCGCCCGAGCATCTCGAGATCATGACGGCCGATCCGCACCGCCTGTCTGGGATGATCCGCAATGCCGGCGCGATCTTCCTCGGCGGCCATACGCCGGAGGCGATCGGCGATTATGTCGGCGGCCCCAACCACGTCCTGCCGACCGCGCGCTCGGCCCGGTTTTCCTCGGGGCTGGGCGTGCTCGATTTCATGAAGCGGACATCGCTGCTGCAATGCGGGCCCGAGGCGCTGCGCGCGCTGGCGCCGGCCGCGACGGAACTCGCGCAGGCCGAGGGCTTGCAGGCGCACGGCCGTTCCGTGACCATCAGGCTGAACCTCTGA